A section of the Neorhodopirellula lusitana genome encodes:
- a CDS encoding vWA domain-containing protein: protein MDPAHTENDEAFIVTDGSEVIQTSKGKLKDLKAKGYYRPDRRGLTIVGDGTTFFEVPLGEVKAATLHGFRNLLPAAVVAPSETSKLDAGLSTPAGLVVSSTAQSSGTANAIQETFASDGNGSQLGDSLEPVHAVEPVIPSIGLDESAQSKTALEDAKSSSTLETPSAPETSPSWDFSELSELDQVAEQALIEREQSIEAEAGWRRHALQFRYWLNDHRASFMRQLGGSGISILIHIAIILILASFVLVQEKPPELLMTAISDSDNTVIEEIIIEPVEMEVTEPTEDTEVTPQETELVSVDVPMDTPDFMDAISGDAVKPPEMPAAKPAKVSAKKPTFFGSKFAAINYVFVIDNSNSMTRGRFETAIMELTKTINLLTPKQRFYVIFYSDTAYPMMHPRSVKKLVSATPKNKQALFQWLLTVELCLRTKGKQALQAAFDLNPDVIYVLGDGAFTDKAADFFVKNPHPKIIVNTRGMEVKPKDAVGFKKLATAHRGNYMDVGVNSAGAEMAKRKPVRRNNVRGPIWGITLPLTPPNKK from the coding sequence ATGGATCCAGCTCATACGGAAAACGACGAAGCCTTCATCGTCACCGATGGTTCTGAAGTGATTCAGACATCAAAGGGCAAACTGAAAGACTTGAAAGCGAAAGGTTACTATCGTCCGGATCGACGTGGTTTGACAATCGTTGGTGATGGCACGACCTTTTTTGAAGTACCGTTAGGCGAAGTGAAGGCGGCAACGTTACATGGATTTCGTAACCTACTTCCAGCGGCAGTCGTCGCACCAAGTGAAACATCGAAGCTAGACGCTGGTTTGTCGACACCAGCAGGCTTGGTGGTGTCATCCACTGCACAATCTTCCGGCACTGCAAATGCCATCCAAGAAACCTTCGCTTCGGACGGCAATGGTTCGCAACTCGGCGATTCACTGGAACCCGTTCATGCTGTCGAACCGGTGATTCCATCTATAGGTTTAGATGAATCAGCACAGAGCAAGACCGCACTGGAAGATGCCAAGAGCTCATCGACACTCGAGACTCCTTCGGCGCCCGAAACATCCCCATCGTGGGATTTCTCTGAACTCAGCGAGTTGGATCAAGTTGCTGAACAAGCTCTCATTGAACGCGAACAATCGATCGAGGCGGAGGCGGGGTGGCGGCGTCACGCTTTGCAGTTTCGCTACTGGCTAAACGATCACCGCGCCAGCTTCATGCGGCAACTGGGCGGCAGTGGCATCAGCATTCTGATTCACATCGCAATCATTTTGATCCTAGCCAGCTTCGTGCTAGTCCAAGAGAAACCGCCCGAGCTTTTGATGACGGCAATTTCCGACTCTGACAATACGGTGATTGAGGAAATCATCATCGAACCGGTGGAGATGGAAGTGACGGAACCCACGGAAGACACCGAGGTAACACCTCAAGAAACGGAACTGGTCTCCGTTGACGTTCCCATGGACACACCGGATTTCATGGATGCGATCAGCGGCGACGCGGTGAAGCCACCTGAAATGCCCGCTGCCAAGCCAGCCAAAGTGTCAGCGAAAAAGCCGACCTTCTTTGGCAGCAAATTTGCCGCGATCAACTATGTGTTCGTGATCGACAACTCAAATAGCATGACCAGGGGACGATTTGAGACGGCGATCATGGAACTGACGAAGACCATCAACCTGCTGACCCCCAAACAACGCTTCTATGTAATTTTCTACAGTGACACTGCCTACCCGATGATGCACCCTCGATCGGTGAAGAAATTAGTTTCAGCGACCCCCAAGAACAAGCAGGCATTGTTCCAGTGGCTACTAACCGTCGAGCTGTGCCTACGAACGAAGGGCAAGCAAGCATTGCAGGCGGCTTTCGACTTAAATCCAGATGTGATCTATGTACTGGGTGATGGCGCCTTCACCGACAAGGCGGCTGATTTTTTCGTCAAAAACCCACACCCGAAAATCATCGTCAATACGCGGGGAATGGAAGTGAAACCCAAGGACGCCGTCGGCTTTAAAAAGTTGGCGACCGCGCACCGCGGAAACTACATGGATGTAGGAGTGAACTCGGCGGGTGCCGAAATGGCAAAGCGTAAGCCGGTCCGTCGCAACAACGTCCGTGGCCCGATTTGGGGAATCACGCTTCCGCTAACGCCACCCAACAAGAAATAG